One Babesia bovis T2Bo chromosome 4 map unlocalized Chr4_1, whole genome shotgun sequence genomic window carries:
- a CDS encoding putative aminopeptidase N, which yields MSTTSTATTTETATVAQGVQTLTLKPAKQHVEIFRKDYTPTIYDIDSVFLDFDLHETATVVKAELLMHRKEGTAPADLVLHGDELDCRSVSVDGKPLENRPLSGYHIDDDGFLNIPVSFLPSKAGESFRVNTEVVINPTANLQLSGLYKNSQLFTTQCESHGFRRITYFLDRPDVLSRYRVRLRADKDQYPVLLSNGNKVDSGIDGSKIFAEFVDPFPKPSYLFALVAGNLKSIKKTFRTMSGRDVLVEVSSEPEDATKLEWALESVLKAMKWDEESYGREYDLDEFHVVCTRAFNFGAMENKGLNIFNSSLLLADVNTTTDSEFNTIMSVVGHEYFHNWTGNRVTCRDWFQLTLKEGLTVFRESEFAGDMSSPLITRITDVRNLRTYQFAEDAGPLAHPIRPESYISMDNFYTTTVYDKGSEVIGMYKTLLGKDGFRKGMDLYFERHDSHAVTCDDFRAAMADANGVDLTQFERWYFQAGTPEVEVLEAVRDGTTFRLRLRQYTPPTPRQETKLPFHIPIKIGLLGKSSKRDLKGSIVLELRESEQTFEINDVNEDCVLSFNRGFSAPIKVKFQQSDEDLLFLMSHDTDGLNRWEAGQCMRTKAILSNIGSVKPIDDMIFSSIESILSSDLDNNEKALCIMLPDTQALVADLETYDPNALWDAMNYVRRSILDKCESVFRRHYESLSAEKDTLEKDDMARRYLRNTLLGYLVCRSDASAVELALGHYRAARCMTDRYYAFVQLMNMDFAGKDDVIADFYERAAGDALVIDKWFSAQASSDSADCLDRVRMLSTHKDYTNKNPNRANSLVRAFTRSIRFHDPSGSGYKFMADQILLVDPINSHVSSHQAIHLTKFKKLDSGRRTLMLQQLNRIKSANISKNLYEVVQKSLDYAKEQGFSY from the coding sequence ATGTCAACTACTTCTACggccactaccactgagACGGCAACCGTTGCCCAGGGGGTGCAGACCTTAACTTTAAAGCCGGCTAAGCAGCATGTAGAGATATTTCGCAAGGACTACACGCCTACTATATACGATATAGACAGTGTCTTCCTCGATTTTGATTTACATGAGACTGCTACTGTTGTGAAGGCTGAGTTATTGATGCATCGCAAGGAGGGCACTGCGCCTGCTGACCTTGTTTTGCATGGTGACGAGTTAGATTGCAGAAGCGTGTCTGTTGATGGCAAACCATTAGAGAACAGGCCGTTATCTGGTTACCATATTGACGATGATGGTTTTCTTAATATTCCCGTTTCATTTTTACCTTCCAAGGCTGGTGAATCTTTTAGGGTCAACACTGAGGTTGTGATAAACCCTACTGCTAATTTGCAATTATCAGGTCTTTACAAGAATAGTCAGTTATTCACTACTCAGTGTGAATCTCATGGTTTTAGGCGTATTACCTATTTTTTGGATCGTCCTGATGTTCTTTCTCGGTATCGGGTTCGTCTTAGGGCTGACAAGGATCAGTATCCAGTTCTTTTATCTAATGGTAATAAGGTTGACAGCGGTATTGATGGTAGCAAGATATTTGCTGAGTTTGTTGACCCCTTCCCTAAACCATCCTATCTTTTTGCCTTAGTTGCTGGTAATTTGAAATCCATCAAGAAGACTTTCCGCACTATGAGTGGCCGTGATGTTCTTGTTGAGGTATCATCTGAGCCTGAGGACGCCACTAAGCTGGAATGGGCCTTGGAGAGTGTCTTGAAGGCCATGAAGTGGGATGAGGAGTCATATGGTCGTGAGTATGATCTTGATGAATTCCACGTTGTTTGCACTCGTGCTTTTAACTTTGGTGCTATGGAGAACAAGGGTCtcaatatattcaattCCTCTTTGCTTTTGGCTGATGTGAACACGACCACTGATTCTGAATTCAATACTATTATGAGTGTCGTAGGTCACGAGTACTTCCACAACTGGACTGGTAATCGTGTAACATGTCGTGATTGGTTCCAATTAACTCTTAAGGAAGGCTTGACTGTATTCCGTGAATCCGAATTTGCTGGTGACATGTCTTCACCTCTTATAACTCGTATAACTGACGTGCGTAATTTGCGTACTTACCAATTTGCTGAGGATGCGGGTCCATTGGCTCATCCCATTCGTCCTGAGAGTTACATTTCCATGGATAACTTCTACACCACTACAGTCTATGACAAGGGTTCTGAGGTTATTGGTATGTACAAGACTCTTTTGGGTAAGGATGGTTTCCGCAAGGGTATGGATCTTTATTTTGAGCGCCACGACTCCCATGCTGTAACCTGTGATGACTTCCGTGCGGCTATGGCCGATGCCAACGGTGTTGACTTGACTCAGTTTGAGCGTTGGTATTTCCAGGCGGGTACACCTGAGGTAGAGGTTCTCGAGGCTGTCCGTGATGGTACTACTTTCCGTTTACGTCTTCGTCAGTATACTCCTCCTACTCCTCGTCAAGAGACGAAGTTGCCTTTCCACATTCCCATAAAGATTGGTTTGTTGGGGAAGTCGTCTAAGCGTGACCTTAAGGGCAGTATAGTTCTTGAGCTTCGTGAATCCGAGCAGACCTTTGAGATAAATGATGTGAACGAAGACTGTGTTCTATCATTTAACCGTGGTTTTTCAGCACCTATAAAGGTGAAGTTCCAGCAGAGTGATGAGGATCTTTTGTTCTTGATGTCTCATGACACTGATGGTTTGAATCGTTGGGAAGCTGGTCAGTGTATGCGCACTAAGGCTATTTTATCTAATATCGGATCAGTGAAACCCATTGATGATATGATTTTCAGTTCTATAGAGTCCATTCTATCATCTGATTTAGACAACAATGAGAAGGCTTTATGCATAATGTTACCTGATACGCAGGCCTTGGTTGCAGATCTTGAGACTTACGACCCCAATGCCTTATGGGATGCTATGAATTATGTTCGCAGGTCGATTTTGGACAAGTGCGAATCTGTTTTTAGGCGTCACTATGAGAGTCTTTCTGCGGAGAAGGACACCCTAGAGAAGGATGATATGGCTCGGCGTTATTTGCGCAATACTCTTTTGGGTTATTTGGTTTGTCGATCGGATGCTTCTGCTGTTGAGCTTGCTTTGGGTCACTACCGTGCTGCTCGTTGCATGACAGACCGCTACTACGCCTTTGTCCAGCTAATGAACATGGATTTCGCTGGTAAGGATGATGTTATAGCGGACTTTTACGAGCGTGCTGCTGGTGACGCTTTGGTTATTGACAAGTGGTTTAGTGCTCAGGCATCCAGTGACTCCGCTGACTGCTTGGATCGTGTGCGCATGTTGTCTACTCACAAGGACTACACTAACAAAAACCCTAACCGTGCCAATTCATTGGTGCGTGCTTTTACTCGTAGCATCCGCTTTCATGATCCATCTGGCAGTGGTTACAAGTTTATGGCTGATCAGATTTTATTGGTGGATCCTATTAACTCCCATGTATCATCGCATCAAGCTATTCATCTGACTAAATTCAAGAAGTTGGATTCCGGTCGTCGTACGTTGATGCTGCAGCAGTTAAACCGTATCAAGTCAGCCAACATTTCGAAGAACCTTTACGAGGTTGTTCAGAAATCTTTGGATTATGCTAAGGAGCAGGGATTTAGCTATTGA
- a CDS encoding 3' exoribonuclease family domain 1 protein: protein MSKIEYISLEGLRIDGRRPSEVRHIDILCGPECGVDIINYDGVAQVTQGLTKVQAFINGPTDIGRSKTKEGFETADSPVEIRCEVCIPSERKSMGHRNNDATVEISRAVVGTFEPVIISHLYKNSTIHIFVNVLEADGGVKATVINAVLIALIDAGIAMKDIIVACTAVMLNETLLIDPNQLEINASIMELTLALSVSNEELIHIDLRSKYPIKSYAEIIEKAIKGSERFAALAKAKLKGYAREHLEINNAVHGSKLAR, encoded by the exons ATGTCTaaaatagaatatattaGCCTCGAGGGTCTAAGAATTGACGGAAGGCGACCTTCGGAAGTACGGCATATTGATATACTCTGCGGTCCCGAGTGCGGTGTCGACATAATCAACTACGATGGAGTCGCACAAGTGACACAAGGACTTACTAAAGTCCAAGCATTTATTAACGGGCCCACAGAC ATTGGAAGGAGTAAAACAAAGGAAGGTTTCGAAACTGCAGATAGCCCCGTGGAAATACGATGCGAAGTTTGCATACCAAGTGAAAGGAAATCAATGGGTCATAGAAATAATGATGCAACAGTTGAAATCTCACGAGCTGTCGTCGGTACATTTGAACCAGTGATTATATCCCACCTGTACAAGAATTCGACGATACATATTTTTGTAAATGTTTTAGAAGCAGATGGCG GAGTAAAGGCTACAGTCATTAATGCAGTGTTGATCGCACTCATTGACGCGGGAATAGCTATGAAGGACATTATAGTAGCGTGCACCGCAGTAATGCTTAATGAGACGCTTTTGatag ATCCCAATCAGCTGGAAATCAATGCCAGTATTATGGAGCTCACACTAGCACTATCGGTGTCTAACGAAGAG TTAATACACATTGATTTAAGATCAAAATACCCAATTAAATCGTATGCCGAAATCATTGAGAAGGCTATAAAAGGCTCTGAACGATTTGCAGCCCTGGCAAAAGCAAAATTAAAGGGTTATGCACGTGAACATTTGGAGATCAATAACGCAGTTCACGGATCGAAGTTAGCACGGTGA